In the genome of Flavobacterium panacagri, one region contains:
- a CDS encoding AAA family ATPase codes for MSDVTAIQNLVQKRNELKKEIAKIIVGQDAVVDQILLCIFSGGHALLIGVPGLAKTLMINTLSQALGLDFKRIQFTPDLMPSDILGSEILDENRNFKFIKGPIFSNIILADEINRTPPKTQAALLEAMQERSVTIAGQHHKLDLPYFVLATQNPIEQEGTYPLPEAQLDRFMFAIKLEYPTFEEEVQVVKRTTSDSKTVINPLFSAQEIIDFQHLIRRIPVADNVIEYAVTLVSKTRPDNALTNDFVKNYLDWGAGPRASQNLILAAKAHAAFNGKFSPDIEDVQAVATGILRHRIIKNYKADAEGITEEVIIKKLM; via the coding sequence ATGTCTGACGTAACAGCAATTCAAAATTTAGTTCAAAAAAGAAATGAATTAAAAAAAGAAATAGCGAAAATAATTGTAGGGCAGGACGCCGTTGTAGATCAAATTTTACTTTGTATATTTTCTGGAGGACATGCACTTTTGATAGGTGTTCCAGGACTTGCAAAAACTTTAATGATTAATACTTTATCTCAAGCTTTAGGTTTAGATTTTAAAAGAATTCAGTTTACACCAGATTTAATGCCTTCTGATATTTTAGGAAGTGAAATTTTAGATGAAAATAGAAATTTTAAATTTATAAAAGGACCAATTTTTTCTAATATCATTTTAGCGGATGAGATTAACAGGACTCCACCTAAAACGCAAGCAGCTTTACTTGAAGCGATGCAGGAACGTTCGGTTACAATTGCAGGACAGCATCATAAATTAGATTTACCTTATTTTGTTTTAGCAACTCAAAACCCTATTGAACAAGAAGGAACATATCCTTTGCCAGAAGCTCAGTTAGACCGTTTTATGTTTGCCATAAAATTAGAATACCCGACATTTGAAGAAGAAGTACAAGTGGTAAAAAGAACCACTTCAGATTCAAAAACGGTAATTAATCCATTATTTTCGGCTCAGGAGATTATCGATTTTCAGCATTTAATCCGTAGAATTCCTGTTGCAGATAACGTTATTGAATATGCAGTGACTTTGGTAAGTAAAACGCGTCCTGATAATGCTTTGACAAACGATTTTGTGAAAAATTATCTAGATTGGGGAGCAGGACCAAGAGCTTCACAGAATTTAATTTTAGCTGCAAAAGCACATGCGGCATTTAATGGAAAGTTCTCGCCTGATATTGAAGATGTGCAAGCAGTTGCAACCGGAATTTTGCGTCATAGAATTATTAAAAATTATAAAGCAGATGCTGAAGGAATAACAGAAGAAGTTATTATCAAGAAGTTGATGTAA
- the xrtN gene encoding exosortase N, translating to MTVLLQSYKKSIAILAIATLLVMNHTIALAGLDNNFFGIIFSILLFLFAGRKTTLKLSYPLLTMIFLLEFISYRLHTKSLHFHALLLFICFVYYSFTKRFSFIAFICLFLFSSIFDQLFNYLTVEIKQTLCYGVYYTLKNFIPITKIEGVNFYIDNAKISIDTACMGLSMFKTGLLSGAFLLTLEERKQQKHFNILQILIFCSALIILNIISNYFRIITLILFNCTEENILHHTIGIMCFIFYQIVPLLFLIRFFIPKKDEISSNMIQPKFIPILFATGILFMTSLEIQKEQNYSLLENLDSSYNLKNGVWINNEVFKITTPETLTYIKTPIHKPLICWTGNGYKIIESKEISKNNERIWLTKMEKNNVSYFSYWWYEYDNKKYTSLITVLLLKLFNNKTVRLINETSIKELK from the coding sequence ATGACCGTTTTGTTACAATCTTATAAGAAATCAATTGCTATTCTTGCTATTGCCACTTTATTGGTCATGAACCATACTATTGCATTAGCTGGACTGGACAATAATTTCTTCGGAATCATTTTTTCTATTTTATTATTTCTTTTTGCGGGAAGAAAAACCACTCTAAAATTGAGCTACCCTCTTCTTACAATGATTTTTTTATTGGAATTTATAAGCTACAGACTACATACAAAATCCTTGCATTTTCATGCTTTATTGCTTTTTATATGTTTTGTTTATTATAGCTTTACCAAAAGATTTTCTTTTATTGCTTTTATATGCCTCTTTTTATTTTCCTCTATTTTCGATCAATTGTTTAATTATTTAACTGTCGAAATAAAACAGACACTTTGTTACGGAGTATATTATACTTTAAAAAACTTTATCCCAATAACAAAAATAGAAGGAGTCAATTTCTACATTGATAATGCAAAGATTTCTATCGATACCGCTTGCATGGGCTTATCAATGTTTAAAACTGGATTACTTTCAGGTGCATTTTTACTGACTTTAGAAGAACGAAAACAACAAAAACATTTTAATATACTGCAAATTTTAATCTTTTGCAGTGCATTAATTATTCTGAATATAATTTCAAATTATTTCAGAATCATTACTCTGATTTTGTTCAATTGCACGGAGGAAAACATCTTACATCATACGATCGGAATTATGTGTTTTATTTTTTATCAAATCGTTCCCCTTTTATTTCTTATCCGATTTTTTATTCCAAAAAAAGATGAAATAAGCAGCAACATGATTCAGCCAAAATTTATACCGATACTATTTGCCACGGGAATTTTGTTTATGACCAGCTTAGAGATTCAAAAAGAGCAAAACTATTCTTTGTTAGAAAATCTAGATTCTTCATACAACCTTAAAAATGGTGTTTGGATAAATAATGAAGTTTTTAAAATTACAACTCCTGAGACATTAACTTACATAAAAACTCCAATTCACAAACCTTTAATCTGCTGGACAGGAAATGGGTATAAAATTATTGAATCTAAAGAAATCAGTAAAAACAATGAAAGAATATGGCTGACAAAAATGGAAAAGAACAATGTTAGCTATTTCTCTTACTGGTGGTATGAATATGATAATAAAAAGTATACTTCACTGATCACAGTTTTACTGCTAAAACTTTTCAACAACAAAACGGTACGTTTAATAAACGAGACAAGCATTAAAGAACTGAAATAA
- a CDS encoding XrtN system VIT domain-containing protein: protein MKYKFEKFKEFTQKDGVTLSLNVTSFCLLLLSIILTVTASGSRSAEPLCQINLIFEFIYGVTVSFMILRKREQYIHLIPFLFLNWLIGCFSLNILIPIFENLPVWVYLVTLLFCFSNFFIYNTQNKSNTTLILFFINGLSYTIILYYTLYLLPISIISVVTILLLGLGFYGLVPALISLIHLIKLVKLFHEDSQYFISFCTGILSILIALFAFAFRLNSESKRITQNQISKSFDYNEDLPAYIRISQHLEPNFFNEILLKKDIVYKSQEDFFSLRGFDSFGGSQYNERKIHNPFITIAYSFCNNLNLSVNDQINILKSNFDKRLETEEQLWSGEDLFTKEIKEDVKIYPASRLAYTEITIDIACKKESWQDKEAIYSFQLPEGSVATSLSLWVDGIERKGVLTTKEKAQAAYRQIVGVESRDPSLMQWKEGNKIVVRVFPVSYEKPRTFKCGFTTPLQTGETEMKYQSISIKGPNSSNASTLSRIQITDNTKVKTTKNFELKNGFYINNSKGLEEWEAVLPLNKTFQTSSFTWKDKTYKINEIQKAIVPFVASEIILDLNSNWNSNEIESFVNLAGKYIYVYQDKEKKSINRDNFKTIQSEFQNLHYSLLPLYKITKNSLIITKSSAFSANFEELNGSEYLNKIRIGTQQQNLKVINLSAEINPFWQTIKEQKYVDYYQTTLQNSLKMIQQNQFAVYKTEENSVNIEPAGISIQETTKESSSKKDGPNHIYRMYAFGKVLEEQVKIQNDTLAVNKYVTLAKDANIVTPISSLIVLETDEDYKKNGIEKNVDTLGNASIKNDGAVPEPHEWIMIIIGLTTLLFYYRKIKTRKA, encoded by the coding sequence ATGAAATACAAATTTGAAAAATTTAAAGAATTTACTCAAAAAGATGGAGTAACACTTAGCTTAAACGTAACATCTTTTTGCCTGCTTTTACTTAGCATAATTTTAACCGTTACAGCTTCTGGTTCACGTAGTGCAGAACCTTTATGCCAAATAAATTTGATTTTTGAATTTATATATGGCGTAACTGTTTCCTTTATGATCTTGAGAAAAAGAGAACAATATATTCATCTGATTCCTTTCTTATTTTTAAACTGGCTGATTGGATGTTTTTCTTTAAACATTTTAATTCCAATTTTTGAAAATCTGCCTGTCTGGGTTTATCTCGTTACTTTACTTTTTTGCTTTTCAAATTTTTTCATTTACAACACACAAAATAAGAGCAATACCACATTAATCCTTTTTTTTATAAATGGATTATCTTATACTATAATACTATATTACACATTATACCTGCTTCCTATATCTATAATCTCAGTAGTTACAATTTTACTTTTAGGATTAGGTTTTTATGGTTTAGTTCCTGCCCTAATTTCATTGATTCATTTGATAAAACTTGTAAAATTGTTCCATGAAGACAGTCAATACTTCATCTCATTTTGTACTGGTATTTTAAGTATACTAATTGCTTTGTTTGCTTTTGCATTCCGATTAAATAGTGAAAGTAAAAGAATCACTCAGAATCAAATTTCAAAATCATTTGATTATAATGAAGATCTGCCTGCTTACATTAGGATTTCACAACATCTAGAACCTAACTTTTTTAATGAAATTTTACTTAAAAAGGATATTGTTTATAAAAGTCAGGAGGATTTCTTTAGCCTTAGAGGTTTTGATTCATTTGGAGGCAGCCAATATAACGAAAGAAAAATTCACAATCCGTTTATCACCATTGCATATTCCTTTTGCAATAATCTCAATTTGAGTGTCAATGATCAAATTAACATACTAAAATCAAACTTCGATAAAAGGCTAGAAACTGAAGAACAATTATGGAGCGGTGAAGACTTGTTCACTAAAGAGATAAAAGAAGATGTGAAAATTTATCCTGCCTCAAGGTTAGCTTATACAGAAATTACCATAGATATTGCCTGCAAGAAAGAATCTTGGCAAGATAAGGAAGCTATCTATTCTTTTCAACTTCCTGAAGGTTCAGTAGCCACTTCGCTTTCTTTATGGGTAGACGGCATTGAACGAAAAGGAGTTTTGACCACAAAAGAAAAAGCTCAGGCCGCCTACAGACAAATTGTTGGCGTAGAAAGCCGTGACCCATCTTTAATGCAATGGAAAGAAGGAAACAAAATTGTAGTTCGCGTTTTTCCTGTAAGTTACGAAAAACCAAGAACTTTTAAATGCGGTTTTACAACTCCATTACAGACAGGCGAAACAGAAATGAAATACCAAAGTATCTCAATAAAGGGACCTAATAGCTCTAATGCTTCTACTCTTTCCCGAATTCAAATTACTGATAACACAAAAGTCAAAACCACTAAAAACTTTGAATTAAAAAATGGTTTCTACATCAATAATTCAAAAGGGCTAGAAGAATGGGAAGCTGTTTTACCTTTAAACAAAACATTCCAAACGAGTTCATTCACTTGGAAAGACAAGACCTATAAAATAAACGAAATTCAAAAAGCAATTGTTCCTTTTGTAGCATCAGAAATTATTTTAGATCTAAACAGCAATTGGAATTCAAACGAGATAGAATCTTTTGTCAATTTAGCTGGAAAGTATATTTATGTATATCAAGACAAAGAGAAAAAATCCATTAATAGAGATAATTTCAAAACCATTCAGTCCGAATTTCAAAACCTGCACTATTCATTATTACCACTTTATAAGATTACCAAAAACAGCTTAATCATTACAAAATCAAGTGCGTTTTCTGCCAATTTTGAAGAACTGAATGGATCTGAGTATTTAAATAAAATAAGAATCGGAACGCAGCAGCAAAATTTAAAAGTGATTAATCTTTCAGCAGAAATTAATCCGTTTTGGCAAACCATCAAAGAACAAAAATATGTTGATTATTATCAGACTACACTTCAAAATAGTTTAAAGATGATCCAACAAAACCAGTTTGCAGTATACAAAACAGAAGAAAACTCAGTAAATATCGAGCCTGCCGGTATTTCAATTCAAGAAACTACTAAAGAAAGTAGTTCTAAAAAAGACGGGCCAAATCATATTTACCGAATGTATGCTTTCGGAAAAGTTTTAGAAGAACAAGTAAAAATCCAGAACGATACTTTGGCTGTAAACAAATATGTTACGCTAGCCAAAGATGCCAACATTGTAACTCCTATTTCGTCTTTAATTGTCTTGGAAACCGATGAAGATTATAAAAAGAACGGAATCGAAAAGAATGTTGATACTTTAGGAAATGCCTCCATTAAAAATGACGGTGCAGTTCCAGAGCCACACGAATGGATAATGATCATTATTGGTTTAACCACACTTTTATTTTATTATCGAAAAATCAAAACTCGAAAAGCATAA
- a CDS encoding bifunctional aconitate hydratase 2/2-methylisocitrate dehydratase — protein sequence MNTYKDYIQEIEERKALGLHPKPIDGAELVSEIISQIKDLDNEYREDSLKFFIYNTLPGTTSAAGEKAKFLKEIILGQSVVKEITPAFAFELLSHMKGGPSIEVLLDLALGNDAAIAKEAAKVLKTQVFLYEADTDRLVEAFKNNNEIAKEILESYAQAEFFTKLPEVADEIKVVTFIAGEGDISTDLLSPGNQAHSRSDRELHGQCMITPQAQQEIKALQAQHPDKSVMLIAEKGTMGVGSSRMSGVNNVALWTGKQASPYIPFVNIAPIVGGTNGISPIFLTTVDVTGGIGLDLKNWVKKVDAEGNVIRNENDEPILEQTYSVATGTVLTINIKEKKLYNGDQELIDISKAFTPQKMEFIKAGGSYAIVFGKKLQTLAAKVLDVEAPLVYAPSKEVSHEGQGLTAVEKIFNKNAVGIAPGKVLHAGSDVRVEVNIVGSQDTTGLMTAQELESMAATVISPIVDGAYQSGCHTASVWDKKAQANIPKLMKFMNDFGLITARDPKGVYHSMTDVIHKVLNDITIDEWAIIIGGDSHTRMSKGVAFGADSGTVALALATGEASMPIPESVKVTFKGDMKGYMDFRDVVHATQAQMLHQFGGENVFQGRIIEVHIGTLTADQAFTFTDWTAEMKAKASICISEDETLIESLEIAKGRIQIMIDKGMDNDKHVLQGLINKADKRITEIKSAEKPALTPDANAKYYAEVVVDLDQISEPMIADPDVNNADVSKRYTHDTIRPLSFYGGDKKVDLGFIGSCMVHKGDMKILAQMLKNVEAQTGKVEFKAPLVVAPPTYNIVDELKAEGDWEVLQKYSGFEFNDDAPKGAARTEYENMLYLERPGCNLCMGNQEKAAKGDTVMATSTRLFQGRVVEDKEGKKGESLLSSTPVVVLSTILGRTPTIEEYTAAVDGINLTKFAPSNKSLVM from the coding sequence ATGAATACTTACAAAGATTACATTCAAGAAATTGAAGAAAGAAAAGCCTTAGGTCTTCATCCGAAGCCAATTGATGGAGCTGAATTAGTAAGCGAAATCATTTCACAAATCAAAGATTTAGATAACGAATATAGAGAGGATTCTCTTAAGTTTTTTATTTACAATACATTGCCAGGTACTACAAGTGCTGCTGGTGAAAAAGCGAAATTTTTAAAAGAAATTATTCTTGGGCAATCTGTAGTAAAAGAAATTACTCCAGCTTTTGCTTTTGAATTATTATCACATATGAAAGGTGGACCTTCTATTGAAGTTTTACTGGATTTAGCTTTAGGTAATGATGCTGCTATTGCGAAAGAAGCGGCAAAAGTGCTTAAAACACAAGTTTTCCTTTACGAAGCAGATACAGATCGTTTAGTAGAGGCATTCAAAAATAATAATGAAATTGCTAAAGAAATCCTTGAGAGTTATGCTCAAGCTGAATTTTTTACAAAACTTCCAGAAGTAGCTGACGAAATTAAGGTAGTTACTTTTATCGCTGGTGAAGGCGATATTTCAACAGATTTACTTTCTCCTGGAAATCAAGCGCACTCACGTTCAGACCGTGAACTTCACGGGCAGTGTATGATTACGCCTCAAGCACAGCAAGAAATTAAAGCGTTACAAGCACAACATCCTGATAAAAGTGTAATGTTGATCGCTGAAAAAGGAACAATGGGAGTTGGATCTTCTAGAATGTCAGGTGTAAATAACGTGGCACTTTGGACAGGAAAACAAGCTAGTCCTTATATTCCTTTTGTTAACATTGCTCCAATTGTTGGAGGAACAAACGGAATTTCTCCAATTTTCTTGACAACTGTTGACGTTACTGGTGGTATAGGTTTAGACCTTAAAAACTGGGTTAAAAAAGTAGATGCAGAAGGAAATGTTATTCGTAACGAAAACGATGAACCAATTCTAGAGCAAACATATTCTGTTGCGACAGGAACTGTTTTGACTATTAATATAAAAGAGAAAAAACTTTATAATGGAGATCAGGAATTGATCGACATTTCTAAAGCATTTACTCCTCAAAAAATGGAATTTATCAAAGCGGGTGGTTCTTATGCTATCGTATTTGGTAAAAAATTACAAACATTAGCCGCAAAAGTTTTAGATGTTGAGGCTCCGTTAGTTTATGCTCCATCAAAAGAAGTTTCTCATGAAGGTCAAGGTTTGACTGCAGTTGAGAAAATCTTCAACAAAAATGCTGTTGGAATCGCTCCAGGAAAAGTATTGCACGCTGGTTCTGATGTTCGTGTAGAAGTAAACATTGTAGGTTCTCAAGATACTACAGGTCTTATGACAGCTCAGGAATTAGAGTCTATGGCAGCTACAGTAATCTCGCCAATCGTTGATGGTGCTTACCAATCAGGTTGCCACACAGCTTCGGTTTGGGATAAAAAAGCGCAGGCTAACATTCCTAAATTGATGAAATTTATGAACGATTTCGGTTTAATCACAGCTCGTGACCCGAAAGGTGTTTATCATTCAATGACAGACGTAATTCACAAAGTACTTAACGATATTACGATTGATGAGTGGGCTATCATTATTGGTGGTGACTCTCACACCAGAATGTCAAAAGGAGTTGCTTTTGGTGCTGACTCAGGAACTGTGGCTCTTGCATTAGCAACTGGAGAAGCTTCTATGCCAATTCCAGAATCTGTAAAAGTTACTTTCAAAGGAGATATGAAAGGGTATATGGACTTCCGTGATGTGGTTCATGCTACTCAAGCGCAAATGCTTCACCAATTTGGAGGAGAAAACGTATTCCAAGGAAGAATCATTGAGGTTCATATTGGAACACTTACTGCTGACCAAGCGTTTACATTTACAGACTGGACTGCTGAAATGAAAGCAAAAGCTTCTATCTGTATTTCTGAAGATGAAACTTTAATCGAATCATTGGAAATTGCAAAAGGCAGAATCCAGATCATGATTGATAAAGGAATGGATAACGATAAACACGTTCTTCAAGGATTAATCAACAAGGCAGATAAGAGAATTACTGAAATTAAATCGGCTGAAAAACCAGCTTTAACTCCAGATGCAAATGCTAAATATTATGCTGAAGTTGTAGTTGATTTAGATCAAATTTCAGAGCCAATGATCGCGGATCCAGATGTAAATAATGCTGATGTTTCTAAAAGATATACTCACGATACCATTAGACCTTTATCTTTCTATGGAGGAGATAAAAAAGTAGATCTTGGATTTATCGGATCTTGTATGGTTCACAAAGGAGATATGAAAATCCTTGCTCAAATGTTGAAAAATGTTGAAGCACAAACAGGTAAAGTGGAGTTTAAAGCGCCGCTTGTCGTAGCGCCACCAACATACAACATTGTAGATGAACTTAAAGCTGAAGGAGACTGGGAAGTTTTACAAAAATATTCTGGTTTCGAATTTAATGATGATGCTCCAAAAGGTGCAGCTCGTACAGAATATGAAAACATGTTATATTTAGAGCGTCCAGGCTGTAACCTTTGTATGGGTAACCAAGAAAAAGCAGCAAAAGGAGATACAGTAATGGCAACTTCAACTCGTCTTTTCCAAGGAAGAGTTGTAGAAGATAAAGAAGGTAAAAAAGGAGAGTCTCTTCTTTCTTCTACTCCAGTTGTGGTATTGTCTACAATTTTAGGAAGAACTCCTACTATTGAAGAGTACACTGCGGCAGTTGATGGTATTAACTTAACTAAGTTTGCGCCTTCAAACAAATCGTTAGTTATGTAA
- a CDS encoding aconitate hydratase, translated as MAFDIEMIKKVYENMPSRVDKARELVGRPLTLTEKILYNHLWDGMPSQVFKRGVDYVDFAPDRVACQDATAQMALLQFMHAGKSKVAVPTTVHCDHLIQAKIDAATDLARAKTQSNEVFDFLSSVSNKYGIGFWKPGAGIIHQVVLENYAFPGGMMIGTDSHTVNAGGLGMVAIGVGGADAVDVMSGMAWELKFPKLIGVKLTGKLSGWTAPKDVILKVAGILTVKGGTGAIVEYFGEGATAMSCTGKGTICNMGAEIGATTSTFGYDASMGRYLRSTNRAEVADAADKIAPYLTGDPEVYANPEQYFDQVIEINLSQLEPHLNGPFTPDLATPISKMKEEAIKNNWPLQIQVGLIGSCTNSSYEDISRAASLARQVAAKNLKTKAEFTITPGSEVVRSTIERDGFIDTFHKIGATVFANACGPCIGMWDREGAEKEERNTIVHSFNRNFSKRADGNPNTLAFVGSPELVTAMAIAGDLSFNPLTDKLINEDGEEVMLDAPTGDELPAKGFYAEDPGFQAPAADGSGVQVVVNPTSERLQLLAPFDAWDGKNITGAKLLIKAFGKCTTDHISMAGPWLRFRGHLDNISNNMLIGAVNAYNQKTNSVKNQLSGQYDAVPAVARAYKAAGVPSIVVGDHNYGEGSSREHAAMEPRFLGVKAVLVKSFARIHETNLKKQGLLGLTFANEADYDKIEEDDTINFLDLTEFAPGKPLTLEFVHVNGTKDIILANHTYNAGQIGWFVAGSALNLIAAGKA; from the coding sequence ATGGCTTTTGATATCGAAATGATTAAGAAAGTGTATGAGAACATGCCTTCACGTGTTGATAAAGCACGTGAGCTTGTTGGACGTCCACTTACTTTAACTGAGAAAATTTTATACAATCATCTTTGGGACGGAATGCCGTCTCAGGTGTTTAAGAGAGGAGTTGATTACGTTGATTTTGCACCAGATCGTGTGGCTTGTCAAGATGCAACAGCACAAATGGCATTACTGCAGTTTATGCATGCTGGAAAATCTAAAGTAGCAGTTCCAACTACTGTTCATTGTGATCACTTGATTCAAGCAAAAATAGACGCTGCAACCGATTTGGCCAGAGCAAAGACGCAAAGTAATGAGGTCTTTGATTTCTTATCATCGGTTTCGAATAAATACGGAATTGGCTTTTGGAAACCGGGAGCAGGAATTATCCACCAAGTGGTGCTTGAAAATTATGCTTTCCCAGGCGGAATGATGATTGGTACCGATTCTCATACTGTAAACGCAGGTGGTTTAGGAATGGTGGCAATTGGTGTTGGTGGAGCCGATGCTGTTGATGTAATGTCAGGAATGGCCTGGGAGCTTAAGTTTCCTAAATTAATCGGAGTTAAATTAACTGGTAAATTATCAGGCTGGACTGCTCCGAAAGATGTTATTTTGAAAGTGGCTGGTATTTTGACTGTAAAAGGAGGAACTGGTGCTATTGTTGAATATTTTGGCGAAGGAGCAACAGCAATGTCTTGCACAGGAAAAGGGACAATTTGTAATATGGGAGCAGAAATTGGAGCAACAACTTCAACTTTTGGTTACGATGCATCAATGGGGCGTTACCTTCGTTCTACAAATCGTGCTGAAGTTGCAGATGCAGCAGATAAAATTGCTCCATACTTAACAGGGGATCCTGAAGTGTATGCAAATCCAGAACAATATTTTGATCAGGTTATTGAAATTAACTTATCTCAATTAGAGCCACATTTAAATGGGCCATTTACACCAGATTTAGCAACTCCAATTTCTAAAATGAAAGAAGAAGCAATCAAAAATAACTGGCCATTGCAAATTCAAGTTGGTTTAATTGGTTCTTGTACAAACTCTTCTTATGAAGATATTTCTCGTGCAGCTTCTTTAGCAAGACAAGTTGCTGCTAAAAACTTAAAAACAAAAGCGGAGTTTACTATTACTCCAGGTTCTGAAGTAGTTCGTTCGACTATAGAAAGAGACGGATTTATTGATACATTTCATAAAATTGGAGCAACTGTTTTTGCAAATGCCTGCGGACCATGTATTGGTATGTGGGACAGAGAAGGAGCAGAGAAAGAAGAAAGAAACACAATCGTTCACTCTTTCAATCGTAACTTTTCGAAACGTGCAGATGGTAACCCTAATACATTAGCATTTGTGGGATCTCCAGAATTGGTAACCGCAATGGCTATTGCGGGTGATTTAAGTTTTAATCCTTTAACAGATAAGTTGATTAATGAAGATGGAGAAGAAGTAATGTTGGATGCTCCAACTGGAGATGAACTTCCTGCTAAAGGTTTTTATGCAGAAGATCCAGGATTTCAGGCTCCGGCTGCTGATGGTTCAGGAGTTCAGGTAGTGGTTAATCCAACTTCTGAACGTTTACAATTATTAGCTCCATTTGATGCCTGGGACGGTAAAAATATCACAGGTGCAAAATTGTTAATCAAAGCATTCGGAAAATGTACAACCGACCATATTTCCATGGCAGGGCCGTGGTTGCGTTTCCGTGGACACTTAGATAATATTTCTAATAATATGTTGATTGGTGCTGTGAATGCTTACAATCAAAAAACAAATTCGGTTAAAAATCAATTATCTGGACAATATGATGCTGTGCCTGCTGTAGCAAGAGCTTATAAAGCAGCTGGAGTACCGTCTATTGTGGTTGGAGATCATAACTACGGAGAAGGTTCTTCTCGTGAACATGCGGCTATGGAACCTCGTTTCTTAGGAGTGAAAGCTGTGTTAGTTAAATCATTTGCTCGTATCCATGAAACAAACCTTAAAAAACAAGGGCTTTTAGGATTGACTTTTGCAAACGAAGCAGATTATGATAAAATAGAGGAAGACGATACAATCAATTTCTTGGATTTAACAGAGTTTGCTCCAGGAAAACCATTAACATTAGAGTTTGTCCATGTAAATGGTACAAAAGACATTATCTTGGCAAATCATACTTACAATGCTGGGCAGATTGGTTGGTTTGTGGCTGGGTCTGCATTAAACTTAATTGCGGCTGGAAAAGCTTAA
- a CDS encoding C40 family peptidase, translating into MVYRIIIVLFFFSFGAFAQENFVKHKISKGENLSVIAKKYGVKVKEITDANPNAPKILKLNSTLLIPNKNKSTSKAKPKTTELALNNTSSNNTSSGTHEVAAKETLWGISKKYNVSVDDLKKTNPLLETEGLKIGQQIAIPSNTIASVDEKQNQDVPEIVSTDVELFREVKAKETKYGISKEYGITVAELERQNPSIKGKVPVGYLLRIRVPKEKADAIQAAQAGQTINETVVSSPVQIAETAPEIKRDSTFVKVSTGSHSELIDQLIASATENIGTRYRSGGTTKAGFDCSGLMFCTFGNFDIKLPRSSIEQSRIGTKVASDEAQKGDLIFFKTNGRRHINHVGMVVENIDGEIKFVHSSTHGGVIISSTKEPYYTRSFSQVNRVLE; encoded by the coding sequence ATGGTTTATAGGATAATAATAGTACTGTTTTTTTTTAGTTTTGGAGCCTTCGCACAGGAAAACTTTGTAAAGCACAAAATTTCAAAAGGAGAAAACCTTTCTGTTATTGCTAAAAAATATGGGGTAAAAGTAAAAGAGATTACCGATGCTAACCCAAATGCTCCTAAAATCTTAAAACTAAATTCGACGCTTTTAATTCCTAATAAAAATAAAAGCACTTCTAAGGCGAAGCCTAAAACTACTGAACTTGCTTTAAATAATACTTCTTCTAATAATACTTCTTCTGGAACACATGAAGTGGCTGCTAAAGAAACACTTTGGGGAATTTCAAAAAAATACAATGTTTCTGTTGATGATTTGAAAAAAACAAACCCACTTTTGGAAACAGAGGGGTTGAAAATAGGACAACAGATTGCCATTCCTTCCAATACAATTGCTTCGGTTGATGAAAAACAAAATCAGGATGTTCCAGAAATTGTTTCAACAGATGTAGAATTGTTTAGAGAGGTTAAAGCTAAAGAAACAAAGTATGGCATTTCTAAAGAATATGGAATTACGGTGGCAGAATTAGAGCGCCAAAATCCTTCAATTAAAGGGAAAGTGCCAGTTGGATATCTTCTAAGAATCCGTGTTCCAAAAGAAAAAGCAGATGCAATTCAAGCAGCTCAAGCAGGGCAAACAATTAATGAAACGGTTGTTTCTTCTCCAGTTCAAATAGCAGAAACGGCGCCAGAAATAAAAAGAGATTCTACTTTTGTAAAAGTATCAACAGGATCTCACTCAGAATTAATCGATCAGCTTATAGCAAGTGCAACTGAAAATATCGGAACACGTTATCGTTCTGGCGGTACTACAAAAGCAGGTTTTGATTGTTCAGGATTAATGTTCTGTACTTTTGGTAACTTCGATATTAAACTGCCAAGAAGTTCAATAGAACAATCTCGAATAGGAACTAAGGTAGCTTCAGACGAAGCTCAAAAAGGAGATTTAATTTTCTTTAAAACCAACGGAAGACGTCATATAAATCATGTTGGTATGGTCGTTGAAAATATCGATGGGGAAATTAAATTTGTCCATTCATCAACACACGGAGGTGTAATAATCTCCTCTACAAAAGAACCTTATTACACTAGATCATTTTCTCAAGTAAATCGTGTTTTAGAATAA